From Echinicola jeungdonensis, the proteins below share one genomic window:
- a CDS encoding hydrogen peroxide-inducible genes activator, with protein sequence MTIQQLEYVLAVEKHRHFGHAAEACFVTQPTLSAQIHKLEKELDIVIFDRSKMPVIPTEIGTQLIVSARKVVAESKGIYEMISQLKGNISGEIKLGVIPTLAPYLLHLFVQDFLENYPQVQLQVEELITEEIVRRLRNDDLDIGIAVTPLDEQGIAEKPMFYEKFYAYLSKGHPLLEQEKLSINDLEGDDFWILKQGHCFRDQVLKICDQRQFQRMNFHYESGSLEGLRNMVNRYKGVTLLPELATFDLSEEEKSRIRPINGEQPPTREVSLLLSRNFLKKRMVELLYQEITGAVPEDMTSKAHGKIVKFK encoded by the coding sequence ATGACCATTCAACAATTGGAATATGTTTTGGCAGTGGAGAAGCACCGTCATTTTGGCCATGCAGCAGAAGCTTGTTTTGTAACCCAACCTACTTTAAGTGCACAAATCCACAAACTGGAAAAGGAACTGGATATTGTAATTTTTGACCGGTCAAAAATGCCTGTCATACCTACCGAAATTGGTACCCAGTTGATCGTTTCGGCAAGGAAAGTGGTCGCTGAAAGCAAGGGGATTTATGAGATGATATCCCAATTAAAGGGCAATATCAGTGGAGAAATCAAATTGGGGGTTATTCCCACCTTAGCACCTTACCTTTTACATTTATTTGTGCAAGATTTTCTGGAAAATTATCCCCAGGTACAATTGCAGGTGGAAGAATTGATTACTGAAGAAATTGTCCGCAGATTGCGAAATGACGATTTGGACATTGGGATTGCTGTTACGCCCTTGGATGAGCAAGGGATAGCGGAAAAGCCCATGTTTTATGAAAAATTTTATGCCTATTTGTCCAAGGGACATCCACTTTTGGAGCAGGAAAAACTTTCTATTAATGATCTTGAAGGAGATGATTTTTGGATATTGAAACAAGGGCATTGTTTTAGGGACCAGGTACTGAAAATTTGTGACCAGCGCCAATTCCAAAGAATGAATTTTCATTATGAAAGCGGTTCACTGGAAGGGTTGCGGAATATGGTCAATCGGTACAAGGGGGTTACCCTACTTCCAGAACTGGCTACCTTTGATTTAAGCGAGGAAGAAAAATCCAGAATCAGGCCTATCAATGGAGAGCAACCTCCAACACGTGAAGTCAGCCTCTTATTAAGCAGAAATTTTTTGAAAAAAAGGATGGTGGAATTGCTTTACCAAGAAATTACCGGAGCCGTTCCTGAAGATATGACCTCCAAAGCCCATGGGAAGATTGTAAAATTTAAATAA
- a CDS encoding arsenosugar biosynthesis-associated peroxidase-like protein, translating to MKTYYNPEDLKNFGKIGEFQKTLADKFFDYYGEVFKEGALTAREKSLIALAVSHALQCPYCIDAYTTDTLEKGCDEEQIMEAVHVAAAIRGGASLVHGTQMMNKVKEISM from the coding sequence ATGAAAACATATTATAATCCAGAAGACCTTAAAAATTTTGGCAAAATAGGGGAATTCCAAAAAACACTTGCCGATAAATTTTTCGACTATTATGGAGAAGTTTTTAAGGAAGGGGCGCTGACCGCCCGTGAAAAGTCCCTCATCGCACTTGCGGTTTCCCATGCCCTGCAATGCCCCTATTGCATTGATGCCTATACTACTGACACCCTGGAAAAAGGCTGTGACGAAGAACAAATCATGGAAGCCGTTCATGTGGCAGCGGCCATTAGAGGAGGGGCTAGTTTGGTACATGGCACCCAAATGATGAATAAAGTGAAAGAAATATCCATGTAA
- a CDS encoding mechanosensitive ion channel family protein, which translates to MDINAETLQTIYDQGVELLWRIVPNLLYAIIIYLVGAFIIKKILGAFQEVLDKRKDADKSLSHFLSSIISAILYILLFLTIGYQLGIPLTSFVAIIGAAGLAIGLALQGSLANFAGGVLILLFKPFKVGDVIEGKGHLGVVETIDILYTKMKSFDNKDIIIPNGGLANSDIINMSNKPTRRAEFSVGVAYGTDLKKVREIILGVFEKDERIHQDPAPVVFFSSFGESSLDLSIRVWTDAANLWPVYFDNMEAMKEAFEANDIEIPFPQRDIIHHYPEGKPA; encoded by the coding sequence ATGGACATCAACGCAGAAACTTTACAAACCATCTACGATCAAGGGGTAGAATTACTATGGAGAATTGTTCCAAACCTCCTGTATGCAATTATCATTTATCTTGTTGGTGCTTTTATCATCAAAAAGATATTGGGGGCTTTTCAAGAGGTTCTGGATAAAAGAAAAGACGCCGATAAATCCTTAAGCCATTTTTTATCCAGTATTATAAGTGCCATTCTTTACATCCTTTTATTCTTAACCATTGGTTATCAATTGGGAATTCCACTTACCTCTTTTGTGGCCATAATAGGTGCCGCAGGTTTGGCCATTGGTCTGGCTTTGCAGGGTTCCCTGGCCAATTTTGCAGGCGGGGTTTTGATATTGCTTTTTAAACCCTTCAAAGTGGGAGATGTAATCGAAGGAAAAGGTCATTTGGGTGTCGTGGAAACCATTGACATTTTGTATACCAAAATGAAATCATTCGACAATAAAGATATTATCATTCCCAATGGTGGATTGGCCAATTCGGACATTATTAATATGTCCAATAAACCTACCCGAAGAGCAGAATTTAGCGTAGGGGTTGCCTATGGAACCGACCTAAAAAAAGTGAGGGAAATTATCCTTGGGGTATTTGAAAAAGATGAAAGGATCCACCAAGATCCTGCTCCTGTAGTATTTTTCAGTTCCTTCGGGGAAAGCTCTCTTGACCTTTCTATCCGGGTTTGGACAGATGCGGCTAATTTATGGCCGGTCTATTTTGATAATATGGAAGCCATGAAGGAAGCCTTTGAGGCCAATGATATCGAAATACCATTCCCACAAAGAGATATTATCCATCATTACCCTGAAGGGAAACCAGCTTAA
- the arsS gene encoding arsenosugar biosynthesis radical SAM (seleno)protein ArsS (Some members of this family are selenoproteins.), with amino-acid sequence MKSLKAQNNPFSNSKYELKFLQSSIPTGKEETAFSSKLKSADLYPLKPTQIEILQINLGKMCNQVCKHCHVDAGPDRKEIMDRDVMKQCLEVIKKQDIQTIDLTGGAPEMNPNFRWFVEEIRKIKRDTHIIVRSNLTIILANPKYYDLPDFFKKHQLEVVSSLPYFNARKTDAQRGEGVFNKSIEALKMLNKVGYGLGNSGLELNLIYNPTGAFLPPDQSSLEEQFKKKLKQATGVDFNSLFTITNLPISRFLDYLVRSGNYEDYMDKLIQSFNPMAAQNVMCRNTISVGWDGYLYDCDFNQMLDLKVDSKNSRHIKEWEQNELSQRNIVVNQHCFGCTAGAGSSCGGSTI; translated from the coding sequence ATGAAATCACTCAAGGCACAAAACAACCCCTTTTCCAATTCCAAATACGAACTCAAGTTCCTTCAAAGCTCTATTCCAACAGGGAAGGAAGAAACGGCCTTTTCCAGCAAACTCAAATCTGCAGACTTATATCCACTGAAACCTACCCAAATAGAAATTCTTCAGATTAATTTGGGAAAAATGTGCAATCAAGTCTGTAAACATTGCCATGTAGATGCCGGGCCGGACCGGAAAGAAATAATGGACAGGGATGTCATGAAACAGTGTTTGGAAGTAATCAAAAAACAGGATATTCAGACCATTGACTTAACTGGAGGGGCGCCTGAAATGAACCCCAATTTTCGTTGGTTTGTGGAGGAAATAAGAAAAATTAAGCGTGATACCCATATCATTGTCCGCAGTAACCTTACCATTATTTTGGCCAATCCAAAATACTATGATTTGCCGGATTTTTTTAAAAAACATCAGCTGGAAGTAGTTTCCTCCCTACCTTATTTTAATGCTCGGAAAACAGATGCCCAAAGAGGGGAAGGTGTTTTTAATAAGTCTATTGAGGCCTTAAAAATGCTAAATAAGGTAGGATACGGCCTTGGAAACAGTGGCCTTGAACTCAACCTGATTTATAACCCCACAGGGGCTTTTTTACCTCCTGATCAATCATCTTTGGAGGAGCAATTTAAAAAAAAGCTAAAGCAAGCCACTGGAGTAGATTTTAATTCACTTTTCACAATTACCAATCTGCCCATAAGCCGTTTTTTGGATTACTTGGTCCGTTCTGGGAATTATGAAGATTATATGGACAAGTTGATCCAATCCTTTAATCCTATGGCTGCCCAAAATGTCATGTGCAGGAATACCATATCGGTGGGTTGGGATGGTTATTTGTACGACTGTGACTTTAACCAGATGTTAGATTTAAAAGTGGACTCAAAAAATAGTCGCCATATTAAAGAATGGGAACAAAATGAATTAAGCCAAAGGAATATTGTAGTCAACCAGCACTGTTTTGGTTGCACCGCTGGTGCAGGATCCAGTTGCGGAGGAAGTACAATCTAA
- a CDS encoding ABC transporter ATP-binding protein encodes MPLLSIENICKKYPQSEKYALLDISFKVPEGEILALIGESGSGKTSFLRILAGLEHPQKGTIHHGDITFLDSKKSLPSHQRNLGMVFQDYALFPQLSVLENVKSGINQKSRANQKALETLKKMGLEGLKNKFPHQLSGGQQQRVALARALVSEPQILILDEPFRNLDSLLKEQISEELMEIIKEISLTVIFATQDSKDALSMADKIAVLHQGRLLQLDSPARIYDQPANPYVTNMIGKMNEIIATPTEDGFYSSFGFIADPESQNYSEKVRITFRPEHAKIKKSQEQPLNGKLFRTAFFGDHQVVKLMDEEGKIIDIKAAPHRSFQENDRLFFTLNKYHIEEAF; translated from the coding sequence ATGCCACTTTTGAGTATTGAAAATATCTGTAAAAAATATCCCCAATCAGAAAAATATGCCTTGCTGGATATTTCCTTCAAGGTCCCTGAAGGGGAGATTTTGGCCTTGATCGGAGAAAGCGGGTCGGGGAAAACCAGTTTTCTAAGAATCCTTGCTGGTTTGGAACATCCTCAAAAAGGAACCATTCACCATGGAGATATCACCTTTCTGGATAGTAAAAAGTCCTTGCCTTCTCATCAAAGGAATTTGGGAATGGTTTTTCAGGATTATGCTTTGTTTCCCCAGCTTTCTGTTTTGGAAAATGTAAAATCTGGCATAAATCAGAAATCAAGGGCTAATCAAAAAGCCCTTGAAACCCTAAAAAAAATGGGGCTTGAAGGACTTAAAAATAAATTCCCCCATCAACTTTCCGGTGGGCAGCAACAAAGGGTTGCTTTGGCCAGGGCTTTGGTTTCAGAACCTCAAATTTTGATTTTAGATGAGCCTTTTCGCAATTTGGATTCCCTGCTAAAAGAACAAATTTCAGAAGAATTAATGGAGATAATAAAAGAGATTAGCCTTACAGTCATTTTTGCCACCCAGGATTCCAAAGATGCCCTTTCTATGGCCGACAAAATTGCTGTTTTGCACCAGGGCCGACTTCTCCAACTGGATTCCCCGGCAAGGATATATGACCAACCTGCCAACCCCTATGTGACCAATATGATAGGGAAAATGAATGAGATCATAGCTACCCCAACAGAGGATGGGTTTTACAGTTCCTTTGGCTTCATTGCAGATCCTGAATCTCAAAATTATTCAGAAAAAGTGCGAATTACTTTTAGGCCCGAACATGCCAAAATCAAGAAAAGTCAGGAACAGCCCTTGAATGGCAAATTATTTCGAACAGCATTTTTTGGAGATCACCAAGTTGTCAAACTAATGGATGAGGAAGGAAAAATAATTGATATAAAAGCAGCTCCCCACCGGAGTTTTCAGGAAAATGACCGATTGTTTTTTACCCTCAACAAGTACCATATTGAAGAGGCTTTTTAG
- a CDS encoding Fur family transcriptional regulator has product MPLKINSILKSHQLRVTNCRSDVLDTFLHKEMALSHSDLEETLQENYDRVTIYRTLKTFLDHDLIHKVLDDTGVVKYALCTHSASEEHHDHEHVHFKCEKCGNTQCIEEISLPQISLPKGFVGKEMNLLIHGICDKCS; this is encoded by the coding sequence ATGCCCTTAAAGATTAATTCGATATTAAAAAGTCACCAACTTAGGGTGACCAATTGCAGAAGTGATGTATTGGATACTTTTTTGCATAAGGAAATGGCTTTATCTCATTCGGATCTTGAAGAAACTTTGCAGGAGAATTACGATCGGGTGACCATCTACCGAACCCTGAAGACTTTTTTGGATCATGACCTGATTCATAAGGTATTGGATGATACAGGGGTGGTGAAATATGCGCTTTGCACCCATAGTGCCTCAGAAGAACACCATGACCATGAACATGTCCATTTCAAATGTGAAAAATGTGGAAATACACAATGTATCGAAGAAATTTCCCTCCCGCAAATTTCCTTGCCAAAGGGTTTTGTGGGAAAAGAAATGAACCTATTGATACACGGTATCTGTGATAAATGTAGCTAA
- a CDS encoding YcxB family protein, with translation MIVKTKKYKLETGTYIKMGLKNILKEQWWVILIALAIACGYFWIPSWWWIGMAILAYLLYILFWVIQFAGVTQMEQNKVMFDRLAYEIDSRQVLLKINSKQGMPINWNMIKRAEITKDAFVLVMGKAQFIHLPFRIFNTDNERKFVETILKRKGYIS, from the coding sequence ATGATCGTTAAAACAAAAAAATATAAACTGGAAACTGGAACCTATATCAAAATGGGATTGAAGAATATCCTAAAAGAGCAGTGGTGGGTGATTTTGATTGCCTTAGCGATTGCCTGTGGTTATTTTTGGATTCCTTCCTGGTGGTGGATTGGCATGGCCATATTGGCTTATTTGCTGTACATCCTATTTTGGGTGATCCAATTTGCAGGAGTTACCCAAATGGAACAGAATAAGGTCATGTTCGATAGGTTGGCCTACGAAATTGATAGCCGGCAGGTACTTCTAAAAATCAATTCCAAGCAAGGAATGCCCATCAATTGGAATATGATTAAAAGGGCAGAAATAACTAAAGATGCTTTTGTGCTGGTTATGGGTAAAGCTCAGTTTATTCACCTCCCATTTAGAATATTCAATACCGATAATGAGCGGAAATTCGTTGAAACTATCCTTAAGAGAAAAGGATATATTTCATAA
- a CDS encoding dipeptidase, whose amino-acid sequence MAAKQYIEQHKDKFLQELLDLLRIPSVSADPKFKEDVIKAADFVRESLIQAGVDHTEIFTTAGYPVVYGEKIIDPAAPTVLIYGHYDVQPADPYELWESPPFEPVIKNTDIHPEGAIFARGSADDKGQIYMHVKAFEAMMAENELPCNIKFMIEGEEEVGSENLEVFIRENKEKLKADVILVSDTSMISLDNPSVTVGLRGLAYMLVEVTGANRDLHSGTFGGSVANPINVLCRMIASLQDENKHVTIPGFYDKVEELSAEYRRKLNQAPFSEDEFKQKLDIKDVEGEAGFTTLERIGIRPTLDVNGIWGGYIGEGAKTVLPSKAFAKISMRLVPHQDHREIAELFQKHFESIAPQSVKVKVNAHHGAQPAVVPTNSPGYRAAEEAIKEVFGKKAIPTREGGSIPITSLFQQELGLDPILLGFGLDTDAIHSPNEHFGLKNYFKGIETIVSFFKHFKNQTGE is encoded by the coding sequence ATGGCAGCAAAACAATATATTGAACAGCATAAGGATAAGTTTCTGCAGGAACTTCTGGATTTATTGCGGATTCCATCGGTAAGTGCTGATCCCAAGTTTAAAGAAGATGTTATAAAAGCAGCAGATTTTGTCAGGGAAAGCCTAATCCAGGCTGGGGTTGATCATACGGAAATTTTTACCACAGCAGGTTATCCGGTGGTTTATGGTGAAAAAATCATTGATCCCGCGGCACCTACCGTGTTGATTTATGGGCATTATGATGTGCAGCCAGCAGATCCTTATGAACTTTGGGAATCTCCCCCATTTGAGCCGGTGATCAAAAACACGGACATCCATCCCGAAGGAGCTATTTTTGCCCGTGGTTCTGCTGATGATAAAGGTCAAATATATATGCATGTAAAGGCTTTTGAAGCCATGATGGCTGAAAATGAATTGCCTTGCAATATCAAATTTATGATTGAAGGGGAGGAAGAAGTGGGGTCCGAAAACCTGGAAGTTTTTATCCGTGAAAATAAGGAAAAACTAAAGGCAGATGTGATTTTGGTTTCAGATACCAGCATGATTTCTCTGGACAACCCTTCTGTAACAGTGGGATTGCGTGGATTGGCTTATATGTTGGTGGAGGTAACCGGAGCCAACAGGGATCTGCATAGTGGGACCTTTGGTGGTTCTGTGGCCAACCCGATCAATGTGCTTTGCAGGATGATTGCATCATTGCAGGATGAAAATAAGCACGTTACAATTCCAGGTTTTTATGATAAGGTAGAGGAGCTATCTGCTGAATACCGGAGAAAATTAAACCAAGCACCTTTTAGTGAAGATGAATTTAAGCAGAAATTGGATATCAAAGACGTGGAAGGAGAGGCTGGCTTTACCACCCTGGAGCGGATTGGTATCAGACCCACGTTGGATGTGAATGGAATTTGGGGTGGATATATTGGAGAAGGTGCCAAAACGGTGCTGCCCTCCAAGGCCTTTGCCAAAATTTCCATGAGGTTGGTACCCCATCAGGACCATCGGGAAATAGCGGAATTATTTCAAAAACATTTTGAATCCATTGCTCCCCAATCGGTAAAGGTAAAAGTAAATGCCCACCATGGTGCCCAACCAGCTGTTGTGCCTACCAATTCTCCCGGTTACAGGGCAGCAGAGGAAGCCATCAAAGAAGTATTTGGAAAAAAGGCCATTCCAACCCGGGAAGGAGGATCTATTCCGATTACTTCTCTTTTCCAACAAGAATTAGGGCTTGACCCCATCTTACTGGGTTTTGGACTGGATACTGATGCCATCCACTCTCCCAATGAACATTTTGGTTTGAAAAATTACTTTAAGGGCATAGAAACCATTGTCAGCTTTTTTAAGCATTTCAAAAACCAAACTGGAGAATAA